The DNA sequence ATCGGAACAAGTTCAAAGGAACTCAAGCCCGATGAGAAGAAGGGCCTCACAGAATACCTTATAGGTAAGGATGGAATAGCCATAATCGTAAACAGCAAGAACACAGTCTCAGACCTAACAAAGGACCAGGTGAAGGATATCTTCAGCGGTAAGATAACCAACTGGAAGGAGGTCGGAGGCCCCGATGCAAAGATAACAGTGGTAACACGTGAAGACGGCTCAGGAACCAGGAAGGCCTTCGAGGAAATAGTGATGGGTAAAGAGACCAAGATAAAGAAGGATGCCATAGTTGAAAGTTCAACAGAGGCAGTTAAACAGGCAGTTAAACAGGATCCAAACGCCATAGGATTCATATCACTCGCCAATCTCGATGAAACAGTCAAGGCACTTAAAATAGATGGTGTCGCACCATCAGAGCAGACAGTCGCAGATGGATCCTACAAGATACAGAGACCATTCCTGTTCCTGGTAAAGGGCAGCGCAAAGGGTGCAGTTAAGGACTTCATAGACTGGGTCCTCAGCCCGGAGGGACAGGCAATAATCAAATCAGAAAAGGTTGTACCGGCAAAGGCCTAGTGGTTTTCACAACCACAACATTTTTTCTTTCCGTCACCTTCAAGTGAACTTTATTAACCAATAGGTGAAATCAATAACTGAAGGTGATGGACATGGAGCTGAAACCCAAAAACATCCTCATAATAATCATTATCATCGCACTCGCATACCTCATGATCAAACCCGGAGCAGACTATGAGAGAATTGAAATTGCTGGTTCCACATCTGTTCAGCCAGTTGCAGAGGAACTTGCAGCTGAGTACATGAAGAAGCACCCCGATGTTAAGATAAACGTCCAGGGCGGCGGTTCCGGGATGGGTGTAAGGACGGTCCAGCAGGGAATAGTCGATATAGGGACCAGCTCAAAGGCCCTGAAACCTGAGGAAAAGGACGACCTTCAGGAATACGTGATAGGTAAGGATGGTATAGTGATAGCCGTTAACAACCAGAACCCCGTCGATGATCTGACAGTGGACCAGCTCAGGGATATCTTCAGCGGTAAGATAACCAACTGGAAGGAGGTCGGAGGCCCCGATGCAGAGATACATGTGATAGTCCGTGAGGAGGGATCAGGGACCAGAAGCTCATTCAAATCACTTGTCATGAAGGACGAGAAGATAAGGTCCGATGCAATCGTTCAGGGCTCCACAGAATCCGTGAAACAGGCCATAAAGAGCGACCCCTACGCAATTGGATTCGTTTCAATGGCACATATGAGTTCCGATGTGAAGGCACTTGAGGTGAATGGAGTGACACCCTCAGAGACCACCATAGCAGACGGATCCTATCCACTGGTGGTCCCATTCGAATTCCTGACAAAGGGAGAACCCAGGGGAGTCGTAAAGGACTTCATAAAGTGGGTTTTCTCACCTGAAGGGCAGGCCATTGTAAGGAGCCAGAAGGTTGTACCGGCAATAGCAAATGTCTCGGATGATACCTAGGAGGTAAAGCATGATCAGCAAAACAAGGGAAAAACTCATTGAGAAGGGTCTTTTCATAACCGCAATATTCTCAATAATCGCCATCCTTCTCATAATAGTCTTCATATTCAGGGAGGGATTCCCCATATTCCAGGGGTATGGGGTCACAAACTTCATCTTTGGAATGGACTGGGCACCTTCAGATGGTAAGTACGGCATCTTCACCATGATCGTCGGGTCACTGTACATAACCTTCCTGTCCCTGGCCATAGCCGTCCCCCTTTCAATCCTATGCGCAATATTCATGGCTGAGGTGTCACCTGAAATAATGCGCAGGATACTCAAACCGGTAATAGAGACCCTTGCAGCAATACCATCAGTGGTATATGGTTTCTTTGGGCTGATCATCCTGGTACCCTTCATAAGGTCCAGCCTTGGAGGTACCGGTTTCGGACTTCTAACAGCATCACTCATACTCACGGTCATGATAATGCCAACAATAATCAGTGTCTCAGAGGATGCCCTAAGATCGGTGCCACTGGAGTACAAGGAGGCCTCCCTTGCACTTGGGGCCACCCAGTGGCAGACCATCAGGAAGGTGATATTCCCGGCGGCACTGCCAGGCATCATCACATCAATCATCCTCGGGATGGGTCGTGCCATCGGTGAGACCCTGGCAGTTATCATGGTGGCCGGTAACGTCACCCAGATACCATCATCGATACTGGACCCTGTAAGGGCCCTCACATCCAACATAGCACTGGAGATGGGCTACGCCACCGGGCTGCACTACAGCGCACTCTTCGGGACCGCCATCATCCTGTTTTTTGTCATAATGGCTCTGCTGGTGGTTGCCAACTACTTCCACTACAAGAAAAAGATAGTTATAGGTGGAGGATATCTCTAGGAGGCTTAAAATGTCCTTCAGAATAATATCACCCAAGACAAGCCAGAAGATAATGACAGGAATCTTCTGGGCTTCAGGAATCGTGACAGTACTGATACTGCTCATAATAATTGGCTACATACTCATGAAGGGCTTGCCAGCCGTAAACCTGGAATTCCTGCTTTCAGAACCGGTTGACTCTGGAAGAGCAGGTGGGATAGCTCCCATGATAGTATCCAGCCTCTACGTCACACTGCTAGCCGGTATAATAGCAACACCACTGGGTGTCGGGGCAGCGGTCTACATGACAGAGTATGCCACAGAGGAACGCATCGTGAAGCTGATAAAGTTCGGAGCAGAAACCCTGGCATCCATACCATCAATAGTATTCGGGCTTTTTGGCTTATCATTCTTCGTGGTTTTCCTCGGCCTCGGGTGGTCAATCCTCTCAGGGGGACTTGTACTGGCCCTCATGGCTCTTCCAACCATATTCCAGGTTGCCCAGGTCTCAGTAGAGACGGTTCCACAATCCTACAGGGAGGGAAGCCTGGCGCTTGGAGCCACAAAGTGGGAGACCATCTACAGGGTGGTTATCCCTGCAGCAATCCCCGGCATAACCACCGGTGTGATACTGGGAATGGCCAGGGCCATATCAGAGGCTGCTGCGGTAATGTTCGTTGTGGGGTCAGCACTTTCAATGCCAGTATCCATCTTCGACCCTGGAAGGCCCCTCCCACTTCACCTCTATGTGCTGGCAACAGAGGGCATTTCACTGAAGAACGCCTACGGCACCGCGGCTGTCCTTGTGATAATCGTCCTTTTAATCACGGTTCTAACAAACACTCTTGTTGATAGATACAGAAGGAAGATGATGGGGAGATAGGTGATCTGCATGTACAGAATCGAAGTTGAGGACCTGAACGTTTACTTTGACGAGGCGCACATACTCAAGGATATAAACCTCAAGATACCCAAGAACACGGTCACAGCCCTCATAGGGCCATCAGGCTGTGGTAAGTCAACATTCATCAGAACCCTTAACAGGATGAATGATGTGATAAGCGGCTTCAGGCATGAGGGCCACGTCTACCTTGATGGTAAGGACATCTATGACCCTGACATGGATGTGGTGGAGCTCAGAAAGAAGGTTGGGATGGTCTTCCAGAAACCCAACCCCTTCCCTAAGTCCATATTTGAAAATGTAGCCTACGGTCTCAGGGTCCATGGATATGATGACAGGGACTTCATAGAGGAGCGTGTGGAGGAAAGCCTGAGGGCTGCAGCTCTCTGGGATGAGGTCAAGGACAAACTTGATAAATCCGCCCTTGGACTCTCAGGGGGACAGCAGCAGAGGCTATGCATAGCAAGGACCATAGCCATAGAACCTGAGGTTATACTCATGGATGAACCGTGTTCAGCCCTTGACCCCATATCAACCACCAAGATCGAGGATCTCATCCACAAGCTCAAGAATGACTACACCATCATCATAGTGACCCACAACATGCAGCAGGCCACAAGAGTCTCAAAGTACACAGCCTTCTTCCTGCATGGTGAAATAGTTGAAAGCGGCCTCACAGAGCAGATATTCATAGAGCCGAGGGATAAAAGGACTGAGGACTACATTACAGGAAGATTTGGATAAGGGTGTGGAAATTGATCGGCGCTCTCCTTGAAAGCAGACTTTCAAATGTCCTGGATGAAACCGTCAGGTATGGTAATGAAACCTCTGAAAGGGTGGGAAGAACCGTATCCAGCTACATCAAAGGGGATGAGGAGACTGCAAGGGAATTGATAGAGACAACGGCAGCTGTTAATGAGAAGAGCTACAGGATAGAGGATGAATGCCTCAAAATCCTTGGCCTTCATCAGCCCGTTGCAAAGGACCTGAGGCTGGCATCCAGTATAATGAGAAGTGCAATTGAACTTGAGAGGATAAACATACTCCTTGCCTACATTGCAAGGTACGCAATTGATGGAAGGGACAGGACACCTCCACACATAGAGTTCATGTCCCAGACGGTTCAGGATATGATAAATGATGCGCTCGGGGCCCTCATGAACCGTGACATCCAGCTACTTAAAAGGTCAACGAGGAATTATATCCAGCTTCAGGATCTATACAACCAGCTTCAGGAGTCAAACAGGGACTTCTCAGAATCAGGTAATCTTATGCTGGTAGCAAGGAATCTGCTCAGCATGGGCCACCATGTTATGGGGATGGACGACAGGATAGCCTATCTCATAGTGGGTAAAAGGGTTATCCATCATAAGGTCTTCTACAGTGTACTTATGAAATGAATAGTTGGGGGGATTAAATGTGGCTACCCTTTGATAACCCGAGGAAGATGGACTACACCGTCCTTAAAAGGTCTTCAGTACCCGAATTTTCGTATATAAGGATCCTGGACAATGAAAACGAGGCCATAATCTTCGTAACGGGAAATAACATTGTGGGAGCCTGGCACATTGACCTCAACACCCTCGAGGAGACTCACAGCCATAAGGCAATGGAGAGACTGGAGATAAACCATGATTCAGTGGTGGAGGTCTATGAGACCGATGCGGATCTCTTCGAGACCCTGATTGAACTCAATGATGAATCAAAACTTTCAATACCCATTGATGCGGAGATTATAATAAATGAAATGTTCCTTGATAAATCATCCCGTGAGGAGCTCCTTGAAAGGTACAGGATAAGGGTTCCGACTGATGAGGCGATTGAAAGGTTGATTGAGGATTACAAATCCAGATAGTAAAATCCAGGAGGACTTTTAATGGAAAAGAAGTATCCGCGGATACTGTTCCGCAAAAGGCTTAAGGATCTGAGGAAGGATATGGAGGAGGTTTCACAGAAAACCCTTAAAACACATAAACTAGCAGTTGACCTCCTGATGGAGTATGATGAGGAAAAAAAGGAGAAGGTAATAAAAAACAGCAGGGCAATAGATGACATGGTCTTCAACCTTGAGAGGAAGGCTATAAGTTTAATAGCAGCTGAACAACCCGTTGCAGGAGACCTGAGATTTATAGAGGCCTGCATTAAGGTTGGAAGTCATCTCAAGAGGATAGGCTACCTGGCGGCCAACATAGCCGAGGCTGCAGAGAAACTGAAGGACGAGGAAATTCCGAGAAGACCCCTTGAAGACCTGAAGCACATGTCTGACTTCGTGCAGATGATGCTCTCCAAGGGAATCTACGCATTCCTTGACCAGAACATGGAAATGGCGAGGGAGCTCAGGCATGATGATGATAAGGTGGATGACCTCTTTGACCAGACACTTGAACATGTAACAAGAAGCATGTTTGAGGATAAGGAATCAATCTCATACCTGGTTAATCTCCTCTTCATAGCAAGATTCCTTGAGAGGGTTGGTGACAGGGCTGTCAGCATTGCTGATAGGACGATCTTCATGATAACGTGTGAGAAGCCATGAAGGCTGTCAGCATTGCTGATAGGACGATCTTCATCATGAGAGAAGCATGAATAAACACCTAATTCCAACCTTTATTTTCACT is a window from the Methanothermobacter thermautotrophicus str. Delta H genome containing:
- the pstA gene encoding phosphate ABC transporter permease PstA; the protein is MSFRIISPKTSQKIMTGIFWASGIVTVLILLIIIGYILMKGLPAVNLEFLLSEPVDSGRAGGIAPMIVSSLYVTLLAGIIATPLGVGAAVYMTEYATEERIVKLIKFGAETLASIPSIVFGLFGLSFFVVFLGLGWSILSGGLVLALMALPTIFQVAQVSVETVPQSYREGSLALGATKWETIYRVVIPAAIPGITTGVILGMARAISEAAAVMFVVGSALSMPVSIFDPGRPLPLHLYVLATEGISLKNAYGTAAVLVIIVLLITVLTNTLVDRYRRKMMGR
- the pstB gene encoding phosphate ABC transporter ATP-binding protein PstB codes for the protein MYRIEVEDLNVYFDEAHILKDINLKIPKNTVTALIGPSGCGKSTFIRTLNRMNDVISGFRHEGHVYLDGKDIYDPDMDVVELRKKVGMVFQKPNPFPKSIFENVAYGLRVHGYDDRDFIEERVEESLRAAALWDEVKDKLDKSALGLSGGQQQRLCIARTIAIEPEVILMDEPCSALDPISTTKIEDLIHKLKNDYTIIIVTHNMQQATRVSKYTAFFLHGEIVESGLTEQIFIEPRDKRTEDYITGRFG
- the phoU gene encoding phosphate signaling complex protein PhoU; amino-acid sequence: MEKKYPRILFRKRLKDLRKDMEEVSQKTLKTHKLAVDLLMEYDEEKKEKVIKNSRAIDDMVFNLERKAISLIAAEQPVAGDLRFIEACIKVGSHLKRIGYLAANIAEAAEKLKDEEIPRRPLEDLKHMSDFVQMMLSKGIYAFLDQNMEMARELRHDDDKVDDLFDQTLEHVTRSMFEDKESISYLVNLLFIARFLERVGDRAVSIADRTIFMITCEKP
- a CDS encoding phosphate ABC transporter substrate-binding protein, giving the protein MDTKLIIGIVVAIVIIAGAVLALGGGGQQEKIDIVGSTSVQPVAEKLAAEYMKKHLNVKINVQGGGSSVGIKSAADGTADIGTSSKELKPDEKKGLTEYLIGKDGIAIIVNSKNTVSDLTKDQVKDIFSGKITNWKEVGGPDAKITVVTREDGSGTRKAFEEIVMGKETKIKKDAIVESSTEAVKQAVKQDPNAIGFISLANLDETVKALKIDGVAPSEQTVADGSYKIQRPFLFLVKGSAKGAVKDFIDWVLSPEGQAIIKSEKVVPAKA
- a CDS encoding DUF2226 domain-containing protein, whose product is MWLPFDNPRKMDYTVLKRSSVPEFSYIRILDNENEAIIFVTGNNIVGAWHIDLNTLEETHSHKAMERLEINHDSVVEVYETDADLFETLIELNDESKLSIPIDAEIIINEMFLDKSSREELLERYRIRVPTDEAIERLIEDYKSR
- the pstC gene encoding phosphate ABC transporter permease subunit PstC; protein product: MISKTREKLIEKGLFITAIFSIIAILLIIVFIFREGFPIFQGYGVTNFIFGMDWAPSDGKYGIFTMIVGSLYITFLSLAIAVPLSILCAIFMAEVSPEIMRRILKPVIETLAAIPSVVYGFFGLIILVPFIRSSLGGTGFGLLTASLILTVMIMPTIISVSEDALRSVPLEYKEASLALGATQWQTIRKVIFPAALPGIITSIILGMGRAIGETLAVIMVAGNVTQIPSSILDPVRALTSNIALEMGYATGLHYSALFGTAIILFFVIMALLVVANYFHYKKKIVIGGGYL
- a CDS encoding phosphate ABC transporter substrate-binding protein, encoding MELKPKNILIIIIIIALAYLMIKPGADYERIEIAGSTSVQPVAEELAAEYMKKHPDVKINVQGGGSGMGVRTVQQGIVDIGTSSKALKPEEKDDLQEYVIGKDGIVIAVNNQNPVDDLTVDQLRDIFSGKITNWKEVGGPDAEIHVIVREEGSGTRSSFKSLVMKDEKIRSDAIVQGSTESVKQAIKSDPYAIGFVSMAHMSSDVKALEVNGVTPSETTIADGSYPLVVPFEFLTKGEPRGVVKDFIKWVFSPEGQAIVRSQKVVPAIANVSDDT
- a CDS encoding phosphate signaling complex PhoU family protein, whose translation is MWKLIGALLESRLSNVLDETVRYGNETSERVGRTVSSYIKGDEETARELIETTAAVNEKSYRIEDECLKILGLHQPVAKDLRLASSIMRSAIELERINILLAYIARYAIDGRDRTPPHIEFMSQTVQDMINDALGALMNRDIQLLKRSTRNYIQLQDLYNQLQESNRDFSESGNLMLVARNLLSMGHHVMGMDDRIAYLIVGKRVIHHKVFYSVLMK